From the Diceros bicornis minor isolate mBicDic1 chromosome 19, mDicBic1.mat.cur, whole genome shotgun sequence genome, one window contains:
- the SCP2D1 gene encoding SCP2 sterol-binding domain-containing protein 1 gives MWKRIDHQPKIRAGDGPQAGQYKELGSAQEPAVSHPLELSEYQSFPVFEDISHHIKEAGPQLVKKVNAIFQLDITKDGKTILQWTIDLKSGSGDMYPGSARLPADTIFTIPESVFMELVLGKMNPQKAFLAGKFKVSGKVLLGQKLERVFKDWAKF, from the coding sequence ATGTGGAAGAGGATCGACCATCAGCCCAAGATCAGAGCAGGGGATGGGCCTCAGGCAGGCCAGTACAAGGAACTGGGTTCAGCTCAGGAACCTGCCGTGTCACACCCTCTAGAGCTGTCAGAATACCAGAGCTTCCCGGTGTTCGAGGACATCAGCCACCACATCAAAGAAGCGGGGCCCCAACTGGTAAAGAAAGTCAATGCCATCTTCCAGCTGGACATCACCAAAGATGGGAAGACCATTCTGCAGTGGACCATTGACCTGAAGAGTGGCTCTGGGGACATGTATCCAGGATCCGCCAGGCTCCCAGCAGACACTATCTTCACAATCCCGGAGTCTGTCTTTATGGAATTGGTTTTGGGCAAAATGAACCCTCAGAAGGCTTTCCTTGCTGGCAAGTTCAAAGTGAGTGGCAAAGTTCTGCTTGGCCAGAAGCTGGAGAGGGTTTTCAAAGACTGGGCTAAATTTTAA